A window of Stenotrophomonas indicatrix genomic DNA:
ATCTTGCTGAAGCGCAGGCCGTTGGTACCGGCCTTACTCATTCCCGTCGTCCACCTTCTTGGCCGGATCAGGAGTGACGGACGGACTGCCGTCGCGCGGGGCCTGGGTGGCAGCAGGCGTGGCGTCGGCATCAGCGGCCGGTTCGACGGCTTCTTCCACCGGCACCGGCTTCTGCGGCAGCACCAGCGGGCCCTTGTTGCCGCATGCGGCGAGGAACAGCAGCGAGGCCGCTGCCAGCGGAATCAGGATGACATTGCGATGGGGGATGTTCATGCCCCGAGTATAGCCATTGGCGGCTGAGCGGTTGGTGCAGGGCGCCGCGCCACGCATCCGCCGGGCATGGCCCGGCGCTGCCGCAACCCGGCACCGTGGCAACGCAGGGCCATGCCCGGCGGGAGAGATCAATCGGCCGGCGGCAGCGGCCGGGTCCACAGCCAGATCGCCACCAAGGTCATGCTGCCGATCGAGAACCACTTCACCCAGGCCACCGGCACGCACCACAACATGATGCCGGCGCACACCGCCATGGTGATCGTGGCCATCCATTTGCCGTAGCGGCTCACCGCACCATGTGCCTGCCAGTTGGCGATGGCCGGGCCGAAGCGCGGGTGCTGCAGCAGCCAGCCGTGCAGGCGCTCGGAGCCGCGCGAGGCGGCCCAGGCCGAGATCAGGATGAATACGGTGGTAGGCAGCCCCGGCACGAAGATGCCGACGATGCCGGTGCCCAGGCTGGCATAGGCCAGCAGCCACCACGCCCAACGGAACCGCACCGGCCGGGCGGGCGTTGGCAGGTCCTTGGTGGTGGGCGGTTCGGGCGGGCGCATCGCGCAAGGATACCGAGCGCAGGTGGCGGCGGCGATATCACCGCCGCCACGTTGCGTCATTCCGTCGCAGCACCGGCCGCGGGCGTTTCGATGCCCAGCTGCTGCAGCACGAATGCATACGACTCGGACAGTTCGCGGTAACGCTGGAAGCGCCCGGACTTGCCGCCGTGGCCGGCTTCCATGTTGGTGCGGAACAGGATCGGGAAGGTGCTGGTGTTGTCATCACGCAGCTTGGCCACCCACTTGGCCGGTTCCCAGTACTGCACCTGCGAATCCCACAGGCCGGTACCCACGAACAGCGACGGATAGGCCTGCTTTTTCACGTTGTCGTAGGGCGAGTAGGACAGCATGTACTCGTAGTACGGCTTCTGCTCGGGGTTGCCCCACTCGTCGTACTCGTTGGTGGTCAGCGGGATGGTCGGGTCGAGCATGGTGGTGACCACGTCCACGAACGGCACCTGCGCCACCAGCACGCGGTAGTCCTGCGGCGCCTGGTTGGCGATGGCGCCCATCAGCAGGCCACCGGCGCTGCCACCGGACGCGGCGACACGGTCCTTCGCCGCCCAGCCCTGTGCCACCAGGCCACGGGTGACGTCGATGAAGTCGTTGAAGGTGTTCTGCTTGTGCAGCAGCTTGCCGTTCTCGTACCAGTCGCGACCCATTTCCTGGCCACCGCGGATGTGGGCGATGGCGTACACCACACCACGGTCGAGCAGGCTCACCGCCGTCTGGTTGAAGTAGGGGTCCATCGACATGCCGTAGCTGCCGTAGGCGTACTGGAACAGCGCGCCGGTGCCATCCTTCCTGTAGCCCTTGCGATAGACCAGCGACACCGGCACCTTCACCCCGTCGCGCGCGGTGATCCACACCCGGTCGGTCTCGTACTTCGAGGCGTCATAGCCGATCACCGGCTGCTGCTTGAGCTGGCGACGCTCGCCGGTGGCGGTGTTCAGTTCGTACACCGTGGTCGGCGTGGTCATCGAGGTGTACACGTAGCGCAGCCACGTGGTGTCAGCCTCGGTGTTGTCGCCCAGGCCCATCGAATAGGCCGGTTCGTCGGCCTTTACGTAGTCGTTGCGACCGTCCTTGAACAGCAGGCGGATGCGCTCCAGGCCTTCGGAACGTTCGGCGATGGCGGTGTAGGTATCGAACAGTTCGAAGCCTTCGATGAACACCGCATCGTCATGGGCGATCCAATCCTTCCACTGCGCACGCGAGGTGGCGTCGGTCGGTGCGGTCACCAGCTTGAAGTTCTTCGCGCCATCGTTGGTGCGGATCACCCAGCGGCCGTCATAGTGGTCGGCGTCGTACTCCACGTCGCGCTGGCGCGGGGCGAGCACGGTGAACGTGGTCGGGTCGCTGGCCGGCGCGTAGCGCTCTTCGGAGGACACGGTGCTGTGCACGCCGATGGTGATGAAGCGATCGTCGCGGGTGCGGCCGATGCCCATGTAGAAGCTGTCGTCCTTCTCTTCGTAGACGACGGTGTCGGCGCTGGCCGGGGTGCCCAGCACGTGCTTCTTCACCCGCACGGTCAGCAGGGTTTCCGGATCGTTCTCGACATACAGCACGGTGCGGTTGTCGTCGGCCCAGACCAGGTCGCCGGAGGTGCCGGTGATCGTATCCGGCAGCACCGCGCCGGTGCGCAGGTCCTTGAAGCGGATGACGTACTGGCGGCGGCCCACGTCATCGTCGGCCCAGGCCAGCAGCTGGTTGTCCTGGCTGACCTCCATCGAGCCGACGCTGAAATAGCCCTTGCCAGCAGCCATCGTGTTGACGTTGAGCAGGACCTCTTCCGGCGCGTCCATGCTGGCCTTGCGGCGCGCATGGATGGGATAGTCCTGGCCGGTCTCGTAGCGGCTGTAGTACCAGTAGCCGCGCTCGCGCGCCGGCACGCTGGCATCGTCCTGCTTGATGCGGCCGACGATCTCGCCGTACAGCGCATCCTCCAGCGGCTTCAGCGGTGCCAGCAGCTGGTCGGCGTAGGCGTTCTCGGCCTGCAGGTAGGCCAGCATGGCCTTGTCCTCGCGCTTGTCGTCGCGCAGCCAGTAATAGTCATCGTTGCGGGTCGCGCCGAACGGCGCCTTGACCACGTGCGGACGCTTCTCAACATCCGGCGGAACGGGCGGGGTGGCGGCGGTAGCGGTGCTGGTCATCAGGCTCGCAAGCAACAGGCAGAGAGTGGATTTCATGAAATAAGGCTCCTTGATCGGCAATGCAATGGCGTCCTTGTGCCT
This region includes:
- the lptM gene encoding LPS translocon maturation chaperone LptM yields the protein MNIPHRNVILIPLAAASLLFLAACGNKGPLVLPQKPVPVEEAVEPAADADATPAATQAPRDGSPSVTPDPAKKVDDGNE
- a CDS encoding S9 family peptidase, whose protein sequence is MKSTLCLLLASLMTSTATAATPPVPPDVEKRPHVVKAPFGATRNDDYYWLRDDKREDKAMLAYLQAENAYADQLLAPLKPLEDALYGEIVGRIKQDDASVPARERGYWYYSRYETGQDYPIHARRKASMDAPEEVLLNVNTMAAGKGYFSVGSMEVSQDNQLLAWADDDVGRRQYVIRFKDLRTGAVLPDTITGTSGDLVWADDNRTVLYVENDPETLLTVRVKKHVLGTPASADTVVYEEKDDSFYMGIGRTRDDRFITIGVHSTVSSEERYAPASDPTTFTVLAPRQRDVEYDADHYDGRWVIRTNDGAKNFKLVTAPTDATSRAQWKDWIAHDDAVFIEGFELFDTYTAIAERSEGLERIRLLFKDGRNDYVKADEPAYSMGLGDNTEADTTWLRYVYTSMTTPTTVYELNTATGERRQLKQQPVIGYDASKYETDRVWITARDGVKVPVSLVYRKGYRKDGTGALFQYAYGSYGMSMDPYFNQTAVSLLDRGVVYAIAHIRGGQEMGRDWYENGKLLHKQNTFNDFIDVTRGLVAQGWAAKDRVAASGGSAGGLLMGAIANQAPQDYRVLVAQVPFVDVVTTMLDPTIPLTTNEYDEWGNPEQKPYYEYMLSYSPYDNVKKQAYPSLFVGTGLWDSQVQYWEPAKWVAKLRDDNTSTFPILFRTNMEAGHGGKSGRFQRYRELSESYAFVLQQLGIETPAAGAATE
- a CDS encoding YbaN family protein, which produces MRPPEPPTTKDLPTPARPVRFRWAWWLLAYASLGTGIVGIFVPGLPTTVFILISAWAASRGSERLHGWLLQHPRFGPAIANWQAHGAVSRYGKWMATITMAVCAGIMLWCVPVAWVKWFSIGSMTLVAIWLWTRPLPPAD